The Anderseniella sp. Alg231-50 genome has a segment encoding these proteins:
- a CDS encoding DUF2199 domain-containing protein: MLGRLFGRKTFRYRCHECGKWHSGSPSFSYKYPAYYFDVPEDERARLAEVTDDLCQIEPAPDEVDGATIYCIRVILEIPVIGLDEPFTWGVWVTQSQESFERYVETYDQDQSADGSFGWLAVNMPFYKDTGSEEFLTSLECDVPWGPPGKRPTVQLWECDHQLAVDQRNGISWDKAAAIANLANREFQRRE, translated from the coding sequence ATGCTCGGACGACTTTTTGGACGGAAAACGTTTAGGTACCGGTGTCACGAATGCGGCAAGTGGCATTCCGGCTCGCCTTCGTTCTCCTATAAGTACCCGGCCTATTACTTTGACGTTCCAGAAGACGAACGGGCACGCCTGGCTGAGGTAACCGACGACCTTTGCCAGATCGAACCTGCCCCGGACGAAGTCGATGGAGCAACAATCTATTGCATACGAGTTATATTGGAAATTCCGGTCATTGGCCTGGATGAACCATTCACCTGGGGCGTCTGGGTGACCCAGTCACAGGAGAGTTTTGAAAGATATGTCGAAACATATGACCAGGACCAGTCGGCAGACGGAAGTTTTGGTTGGCTTGCCGTCAATATGCCATTCTACAAAGACACCGGATCAGAAGAGTTCCTGACAAGTTTGGAGTGCGACGTGCCATGGGGACCACCGGGCAAACGGCCAACAGTGCAGCTTTGGGAATGCGACCACCAGCTTGCCGTAGATCAGCGAAATGGTATCAGTTGGGACAAGGCCGCCGCAATCGCCAATCTTGCCAATCGAGAGTTTCAAAGGCGGGAATAA